The proteins below are encoded in one region of Balaenoptera ricei isolate mBalRic1 chromosome 6, mBalRic1.hap2, whole genome shotgun sequence:
- the LOC132367730 gene encoding NUT family member 2G-like, producing the protein MASEGAWPVLGTDVTMNPGASLSTFTAVPFPPPIPGAQHRPPWQQHLPRPLTPAFPPGSSLLLPAFPRTPLVANGGRGPSAPGACNLTVQVRSQGRPVEAPQTQTFVVTQAPLNWSTPGALSRSAACPAPVFIATPVMGTVVTAPAVGVSQAGKGGWTPGFPPQAPPPAAQLAPIIRPVNSGPWPHGTSREGRLATNQSNASHDGSSNPQREYSNFRRWQRFKPLARRHFHLSPDAEAFSCFLIPVLRSVARLNPTMPLEEGLRRAVQEWRRISNLDRMIHYERAEKFMEFAAEEETHIQHLQWMQCAQDLPPPAPPKLGPRGPPAPKVHLQPGTQLPTGAEGTVSAQASHPKPHRSQWPPEPKAPKEIPPETVREYVDRMEALVGHVHSATGKSPAECGKDGNELKQEEGDTYLDPCLLSYTDELRSREDSVTKVEAVIHPRFLAELFSLDPQLDVLALAEELKQEEGLTPEELVQKRLLALKEDKGGPAAPSHSAPGMGSSPSESHAGQGAQRHDQDRHRGVSDEACPPEIDVEALHRPIRTDTGPFVLRVFVPSRGSQAGKGGWTPGFPPQAPPPAAQLAPIIRPVNSGPWPHGTSREGRLATNQSNASHDGSSNPQREYSNFRRWQHIKPLARRHFHLSPDAEAFSCFLIPVLRSVARLNPNMPLEEGLWRAVQEWRRLSNLDRMIYYERAEKFMEFAAEEETHIQHLQWMQCAQDLPPPAPPKLGPRGPPAPKPHRSQWPPEPKAPKEIPPETVREYVDRMEALVGHVYSATGKSPAECGKDGNELKQEEDDTYLDPCLLSNIEELRSREDSVTKVEAVIHPRFLAELFSPDPQLDVLALAEELKQEEGLTPEELVQKQLLALKEEEGGPAAPSHSAPGMGSSPSESHDGQGAQRHDQDRHRGVSDEACPAEIDVEALHRPIQTDTGPFVLRVFVPCQGRQEVSPFRAGRPSPPQGQRRTGPLLGPRDASVLREASPVPEARGPRDASSEDEEALPSVASLLASPQSLPPCWLSQSPAPASGLASPGVS; encoded by the exons atggcttcagaagGAG CATGGCCAGTGCTGGGAACGGATGTGACCATGAACCCCGGTGCCTCCTTGTCTACTTTCACGGCagtgcccttccctccacccattCCTGGCGCCCAGCACCGGCCACCCTGGCAGCAGCACCTGCCACGTCCCCTCACCCCAGCATTCCCTCCTGGCAGCAGCCTTCTGCTGCCAGCTTTCCCCAGGACGCCTTTGGTGGCTAATGGTGGCCGTGGCCCCAGTGCCCCTGGGGCTTGCAACCTCACTGTCCAAGTCAGGTCACAAGGGAGGCCAGTGGAGGCCCCCCAGACTCAGACCTTTGTCGTTACTCAGGCCCCCCTCAACTGGAGCACTCCAGGGGCCCTCAGCAGGAGTGCTGCATGTCCTGCACCCGTATTCATAGCAACCCCTGTGATGGGGACCGTTGTGACTGCTCCAGCTGTTGGAGTTAGTCAggctggcaagggaggctggaccccaggctttcctcctcaagctccaccaccagctgcccagctggCCCCTATCATTCGCCCAGTGAACTCTGGGCCATGGCCACATGGCACTTCCAGGGAGGGCCGCCTGGCCACCAACCAGTCCAACGCCTCGCACGATGGCTCCTCTAACCCCCAGAGAGAGTACAGTAACTTCCGACGTTGGCAGCGCTTCAAGCCCCTGGCCCGGAGACACTTTCACCTGAGTcctgatgcagaagctttttcctgctttctcat CCCAGTGCTTCGATCCGTGGCCCGCCTGAATCCCACCATGCCGCTGGAGGAGGGACTGCGGAGGGCCGTGCAGGAATGGCGGCGCATAAGCAACCTTGACCGGATGATCCACTACGAGAGGGCGGAAAA GTTCATGGAATTTGCGGCCGAGGAGGAGACGCACATTCAGCATTTGCAGTGGATGCAGTGCGCGCaggacctgcctcctccagccccaccgaagCTGGGTCctcgggggcccccagccccgaaaGTGCACCTTCAGCCAGGCACCCAGCTTCCCACTGGAGCTGAAGGCACAG TTTC ggcccaggcctCGCACCCGAAGCCACACAGATCCCAGTGGCCCCCGGAGCCCAAGGCGCCCAAGGAGATTCCCCCTGAGACTGTGAGGGAGTATGTGGACAGGATGGAGGCGCTGGTGGGGCACGTCCACTCAGCCACAGGCAAGTCACCTGCAGAATGTGGAAAGGACGGAAatgagctgaagcaggaagagggcGACACCTACTTGGACCCGTGTCTCTTGAGCTACACTGACGAGCTGCGTTCCCGGGAAGACTCTGTCACCAAG GTGGAGGCAGTCATTCATCCTCGATTCCTGGCAGAATTGTTTTCCctggacccacagctggatgtcttggcccttgctgaggagctgaagcaggaggaaggactcacccctgaagaa CTGGTGCAGAAACGACTCCTGGCCTTGAAAGAGGACAAGGGTGGGCCGGCAGCCCCGAGCCACAGTGCACCCGGAATGGGCTCAAGTCCATCTGAGTCCCACGCCGGCCAAGGTGCCCAGAGGCACGACCAAGACCGCCATCGAGGGGTCAGTGATgaagcctgcccaccagagaTTGATGTTGAGGCTCTTCATAGGCCCATCCGAACAGACACTGGCCCGTTCGTGCTCAGAGTCTTTGTTCCCTCTCGAGGAAGTCAggctggcaagggaggctggaccccaggctttcctcctcaagctccaccaccagctgcccagctggCCCCTATCATTCGCCCAGTGAACTCTGGGCCATGGCCACATGGCACTTCCAGGGAGGGCCGCCTGGCCACCAACCAGTCCAACGCCTCGCACGATGGCTCCTCTAACCCCCAGAGAGAGTACAGTAACTTCCGACGTTGGCAGCACATCAAGCCCCTGGCCCGGAGACACTTTCACCTGAGTcctgatgcagaagctttttcctgctttctcat CCCAGTGCTTCGATCCGTGGCCCGCCTGAATCCCAACATGCCGCTGGAAGAGGGACTGTGGAGGGCCGTGCAGGAATGGCGGCGCTTGAGCAACCTTGACCGGATGATCTACTACGAGAGGGCGGAAAA GTTCATGGAATTTGCGGCCGAGGAGGAGACGCACATTCAGCATTTGCAGTGGATGCAGTGCGCGCaggacctgcctcctccagccccaccgaagCTGGGTCctcgggggcccccagccccgaaa CCACACAGATCCCAGTGGCCCCCGGAGCCCAAGGCGCCCAAGGAGATTCCCCCTGAGACTGTGAGGGAGTATGTGGACAGGATGGAGGCGCTGGTGGGGCACGTCTACTCAGCCACAGGCAAGTCACCTGCAGAATGTGGAAAGGACGGAAatgagctgaagcaggaagaggacgACACCTACTTGGACCCGTGTCTCTTGAGCAACATTGAAGAGCTGCGTTCCCGGGAAGACTCTGTCACCAAG GTGGAGGCAGTCATTCATCCTCGATTCCTGGCAGAATTGTTTTCCccggacccacagctggatgtcttggcccttgctgaggagctgaagcaggaggaaggactcacccctgaagaa CTGGTGCAGAAACAACTCCTGGCCTTgaaagaggaggaaggtgggCCGGCAGCCCCGAGCCACAGTGCACCCGGAATGGGCTCAAGTCCATCTGAGTCCCACGACGGCCAAGGTGCCCAGAGGCACGACCAAGACCGCCATCGAGGGGTCAGTGATGAAGCCTGCCCAGCAGAGATTGATGTTGAGGCTCTTCATAGGCCCATCCAAACAGACACTGGCCCATTCGTGCTCAGAGTCTTTGTTCCCTGTCAAGGACGTCAGGAGGTCTCTCCATTCCGGGCCGgacggccctcccctccccagggtcaaAGGCGCACTGGCCCTCTACTGGGACCCAGGGATGCGTCTGTTCTCAGAGAGGCGTCTCCTGTTCCGGAGGCCCGAGGGCCCAGGGACGCGTCCAGTGAGGACGAGGAGGCGCTCCCCAGCGTGGCCTCCCTCTTGGCCTCTCCGCAGAGCCTGCCGCCTTGCTGGCTGTCCCAGAgtcctgcccctgcctcaggcCTGGCCTCCCCTGGAG